The Pontibacillus halophilus JSM 076056 = DSM 19796 genome has a segment encoding these proteins:
- a CDS encoding BrxA/BrxB family bacilliredoxin, translating into MNPYVEYMREIAQPMRDELTHAGFKELITPEQVNEFIEATEGTTLVVVNSVCGCAAGLARPAAKASLSNDKTPETLVTVFAGQDREATEQMRDHFGDLEPSSPSMALLKDGKVVHFIPREDIEDHEVEEIVSNLTRAYNQYC; encoded by the coding sequence ATGAACCCATACGTAGAATATATGAGAGAAATTGCTCAACCTATGAGAGATGAGCTTACACATGCAGGATTTAAAGAGTTGATTACGCCAGAACAGGTAAATGAATTTATTGAAGCAACTGAAGGAACGACTCTTGTTGTTGTCAACTCCGTTTGTGGATGTGCTGCAGGGTTAGCTCGACCAGCAGCGAAAGCTTCATTATCAAATGACAAGACTCCTGAAACGCTCGTCACGGTATTTGCCGGTCAAGACCGTGAAGCGACTGAACAAATGAGAGACCATTTCGGTGATTTGGAACCCTCTTCTCCTTCTATGGCATTGCTTAAAGATGGCAAGGTTGTTCATTTCATCCCTCGCGAAGATATTGAGGACCATGAGGTAGAAGAAATCGTCTCCAACTTAACCCGTGCATATAACCAATATTGCTAA
- a CDS encoding FUSC family protein: MTTYQIVLNRIQHMRARLTASDPGLTRLITTTKATLSVMTSVFFVSALLALLDQGSLTVSIFAGAMGLLGVLVVFDDTRFKKQVTTALLPISAAISITAGAFLSQYPHASDVVILIPIFSAFYFSKFGSRYFSISMVSFISIYFSSILGVPFQDVPWFYLSILVGIGFAYLYNFIIIRDQPNVTLKRSLRSFHVQINLLFNLIGSYVSSSDQERQRKALKRELDYNAERLNEYAQKVSSQLSNVHPEEIWPGVTKEQLRIYLFDASMLIETLLPTMDDLLKDGAFQNESLQRTTATLLQAIRDIRALRHIDSEQQIQAAERRLEEFKQLTIETQLDSETFFLFNRLITMCEHVFANVRTLQALRTQAIEVKDRDNMEEDTSAEEEDDQEGKDSRMEPTTKKAIQAVAAGSVSIVLGYILTPSQQYWILLTAFIIFMGTDTVGRTFLKAVERTIGTVFGAIIGFVIAQFVYGHTYVEIGLIFLCIFMAFYFLPISYSFMMFWITMMVAMLYDLLLGGITWGVLGARVVDTIVGAALALAAAAYILPKKTQEKVSETTLDYFSHLNKLLNGTLQQLKGDPEPLDLTEKTFEMDETLSQLRTDAESMRKTPGATTRTRIEGWITRIATLNYYAKHLLTPTAEIDDQLQAVIDQLNEYINDNIDTIQLLLKDERSHAVVWDVEVLPSHMAYFNDYENNERKLTDSYHHFYYIRLINQTLVSFATDLGAQTERTSV, encoded by the coding sequence ATGACAACTTATCAAATCGTACTTAACCGTATTCAACATATGCGGGCAAGGCTCACGGCCTCAGATCCGGGCCTTACCCGTCTAATTACTACAACAAAGGCAACGCTAAGCGTAATGACTTCCGTCTTTTTCGTAAGTGCGCTATTAGCTCTTCTCGACCAAGGAAGCTTAACGGTATCAATCTTTGCAGGTGCAATGGGACTCTTGGGTGTACTAGTTGTGTTTGATGATACCCGTTTCAAGAAACAAGTGACTACAGCTCTATTGCCAATCTCTGCTGCCATTTCAATTACAGCAGGAGCTTTCTTGTCACAGTACCCACATGCATCAGATGTCGTAATCCTAATCCCAATTTTTTCAGCGTTTTACTTCTCTAAATTTGGGTCTCGTTACTTCTCAATTAGTATGGTTTCGTTCATTTCAATCTATTTCTCTTCCATACTCGGGGTGCCCTTTCAAGATGTCCCGTGGTTCTATTTGAGTATTCTGGTTGGGATAGGCTTTGCCTATCTATACAACTTCATTATTATTCGTGACCAACCGAACGTTACATTAAAAAGGAGTCTACGTTCTTTCCATGTTCAAATTAACCTTCTCTTTAATTTAATAGGAAGTTACGTTAGTTCGAGTGACCAAGAAAGGCAACGTAAAGCTTTAAAACGAGAGCTTGATTACAATGCAGAACGTTTAAACGAGTATGCGCAGAAAGTATCCTCACAGCTTTCTAATGTGCATCCAGAGGAAATATGGCCAGGGGTAACGAAAGAACAGCTTCGTATCTATTTGTTTGATGCATCGATGCTGATTGAAACCCTCCTTCCAACAATGGATGATTTATTGAAAGACGGCGCATTCCAGAACGAGTCTTTACAAAGAACAACAGCAACGTTACTCCAAGCCATTCGGGATATTAGGGCGTTGCGGCACATCGATAGTGAGCAACAAATTCAAGCGGCTGAACGCCGATTGGAAGAATTTAAACAACTTACAATAGAAACACAGTTAGATTCAGAAACCTTCTTTCTCTTTAACCGACTGATTACCATGTGTGAGCATGTATTTGCGAATGTAAGAACGCTACAAGCCCTTCGTACACAAGCTATAGAAGTGAAAGATAGAGATAATATGGAAGAGGATACTTCTGCAGAGGAGGAAGATGACCAAGAGGGTAAAGATTCAAGAATGGAGCCAACTACTAAAAAAGCAATCCAAGCTGTAGCTGCAGGGAGCGTTTCAATCGTACTTGGCTATATACTCACTCCGAGTCAGCAATATTGGATCTTACTGACCGCGTTTATTATCTTCATGGGGACAGACACAGTCGGGAGAACTTTCTTAAAAGCGGTCGAACGTACAATCGGCACAGTTTTTGGAGCAATTATTGGATTCGTCATTGCCCAATTTGTATATGGTCACACCTACGTAGAAATTGGATTAATCTTCCTTTGTATCTTTATGGCGTTTTACTTTCTTCCAATTTCTTATTCATTCATGATGTTTTGGATAACGATGATGGTTGCCATGCTTTATGATTTGCTATTGGGCGGAATCACATGGGGAGTTCTAGGAGCACGAGTCGTAGACACAATCGTCGGAGCGGCGTTAGCTCTAGCAGCTGCCGCTTACATCTTACCTAAGAAAACACAAGAGAAAGTATCAGAAACCACTCTCGATTACTTCTCACATCTTAACAAGCTTCTGAATGGAACATTGCAACAGTTAAAAGGGGATCCTGAACCATTGGACCTTACTGAAAAGACGTTTGAGATGGATGAGACATTAAGTCAATTACGGACAGATGCTGAATCTATGCGTAAAACTCCAGGTGCTACTACACGCACTCGTATTGAAGGCTGGATTACTCGAATTGCGACACTAAATTACTACGCTAAACACCTGCTTACTCCAACCGCCGAAATTGATGACCAATTACAAGCCGTCATCGATCAGTTGAATGAGTATATAAACGATAATATTGACACCATTCAATTACTGTTAAAGGATGAACGGAGTCATGCAGTAGTATGGGATGTTGAGGTGTTGCCTTCTCATATGGCCTATTTCAATGATTATGAGAACAATGAACGAAAGCTAACCGATTCGTATCATCACTTCTACTACATCCGATTAATTAATCAAACACTCGTATCATTCGCAACTGACCTTGGTGCGCAAACTGAACGCACATCTGTATAG
- the murB gene encoding UDP-N-acetylmuramate dehydrogenase translates to MNTTEVVQVLRELVRAESIKKDEPLSSYTFTRTGGCADIFVMPQSYEDIGEVVKYANEHNIPITLLGNGSNVIVRDGGIRGITIHMGRLKQIYLKDDHTLVAESGARIIDASRFALKHTLTGLEFACGIPGTVGGALYMNAGAYGGEVSDVLQSAIVVTRDGEVKSIPASELELDYRHSAVAEKGYIVVEATFVLKTGTHEEIKSIMDDLTYKRESKQPLEFPSCGSVFKRPPGYFAGKLIQDSDLQGTQIGGVQVSKKHAGFMVNIDKGTASDYIALIKHVQQTVFNKFGVELETEVKIIGEEEPGQLTT, encoded by the coding sequence TTGAATACCACAGAAGTAGTGCAAGTCTTAAGAGAACTTGTACGTGCTGAGAGCATTAAGAAAGATGAACCTCTTTCTTCTTATACATTTACGAGAACAGGTGGGTGTGCGGATATCTTCGTTATGCCTCAATCCTATGAAGATATTGGGGAAGTGGTGAAGTATGCAAATGAGCATAACATTCCAATTACCTTACTTGGAAACGGATCCAATGTCATCGTACGAGATGGGGGAATCCGAGGTATCACCATCCACATGGGACGACTAAAACAAATCTACTTAAAAGATGACCATACGCTTGTTGCAGAGAGCGGTGCTCGTATTATCGATGCATCTCGTTTCGCCCTTAAGCATACATTAACTGGGCTAGAGTTTGCGTGCGGAATACCTGGAACAGTAGGTGGAGCGCTCTATATGAACGCGGGTGCTTATGGCGGTGAAGTATCAGATGTGTTGCAAAGTGCAATTGTCGTAACAAGAGATGGGGAAGTTAAATCCATTCCTGCTTCTGAGTTAGAACTAGACTACCGTCATAGTGCAGTAGCTGAGAAGGGATACATTGTCGTTGAGGCTACGTTTGTCTTAAAGACAGGTACTCATGAGGAGATTAAATCCATCATGGACGATTTAACGTATAAGCGTGAATCAAAGCAACCTTTAGAATTCCCCTCATGCGGCAGTGTTTTCAAACGCCCTCCTGGTTATTTCGCAGGGAAACTCATTCAAGATAGCGACCTGCAAGGGACACAAATTGGCGGCGTACAAGTATCAAAGAAACATGCTGGCTTTATGGTCAACATTGACAAGGGGACAGCAAGCGATTATATCGCCTTAATTAAACATGTCCAACAGACTGTGTTTAACAAATTTGGTGTAGAATTAGAAACAGAAGTGAAGATCATTGGTGAAGAAGAGCCTGGTCAACTCACAACGTAA
- a CDS encoding HAD family hydrolase — protein MSKLALFDVDGVLLSEERYFDASALTVWELLNSDQYISVAPKSFTTDLNEEETKSLRNKVFQEDKVLKFIKSRGINANWDMVYLTFSYQLIRILHQLKPYKESEIKELLTSQLTRDSIKLIGSWVKQHEVKLNYEDFVSDFEESDALKQELLGELNRVASRYLNISTQSFSRNSDLWDYCRETFQEWYVGDAQISRSIGRETNQEGKTGFMHVEVPLAPVEELKNLFERASNGGWIVGVGTGRPYLETVEPLKSIGLLPYINENHIATATDVLKAEEQYPELAPLAKPEPYTYIYAWQGRGANPDDLIHIEHPIQTDDTIVIIGDSLADGLAAQTMGVTFAAVLTGLSGKDARADFEHHNEPHIYNGVLDVQELLT, from the coding sequence ATGAGTAAACTAGCGCTATTCGATGTAGATGGTGTACTGCTTAGTGAGGAACGTTATTTTGATGCTTCCGCTTTAACGGTGTGGGAATTACTAAATAGTGATCAGTACATAAGTGTGGCACCAAAGAGCTTTACGACTGACTTAAATGAAGAGGAGACAAAATCCCTTCGTAATAAGGTATTCCAAGAAGATAAGGTACTTAAATTTATTAAGTCAAGAGGGATCAACGCGAATTGGGATATGGTCTATCTTACGTTTTCGTATCAACTCATTCGAATTTTACATCAATTAAAGCCGTACAAAGAGAGTGAAATTAAGGAGCTGTTAACGAGTCAATTGACTCGTGACTCAATTAAGCTTATAGGCAGCTGGGTGAAGCAACACGAAGTAAAACTTAACTACGAGGACTTTGTATCAGACTTTGAAGAAAGCGACGCATTGAAACAAGAGCTTCTCGGGGAGTTAAATCGTGTTGCATCGCGTTATTTGAATATCTCGACACAGAGCTTCTCTCGTAACAGCGACTTATGGGACTACTGTAGAGAAACATTTCAAGAATGGTACGTAGGGGACGCACAAATCTCGCGTTCGATTGGAAGAGAGACCAATCAAGAAGGAAAGACAGGATTTATGCATGTGGAAGTTCCTTTGGCCCCAGTAGAAGAATTGAAGAATTTATTTGAACGAGCTTCAAATGGTGGATGGATTGTAGGTGTTGGTACAGGACGACCGTATTTAGAGACGGTTGAACCGCTTAAGTCGATAGGACTCCTCCCTTATATAAACGAGAATCATATTGCGACAGCAACCGATGTGCTGAAGGCCGAAGAACAGTACCCAGAGCTGGCTCCACTTGCGAAACCCGAGCCTTATACGTACATCTACGCGTGGCAAGGGAGAGGAGCTAACCCTGATGACCTCATTCACATCGAACATCCCATACAAACGGATGATACCATTGTCATTATTGGTGATTCTTTGGCTGATGGACTTGCGGCTCAAACGATGGGAGTAACGTTTGCTGCCGTATTAACAGGATTGTCTGGGAAGGATGCTAGAGCTGATTTCGAACATCACAATGAACCGCACATCTACAATGGCGTATTGGATGTACAAGAATTATTAACGTGA
- a CDS encoding pyridoxal phosphate-dependent aminotransferase — MKEFQPSSKVRRLPEQFFARLEKQAKDLHATTESVINLGQGNPDQPTPEHIVEALQKGAEDPINHKYAPFTGFQYLKEAVATFYKREYDVTLDPTEEVAILFGGKTGLVEVCECFLDEGDLALVPDPGYPDYLSGVALAGASMHRMPLKHENDYLPDYRAISNETFEKAKLMLLNYPNNPTAGIATPKFFEETVALAEQHDVCVVHDFAYGAIGFDGEKPISFLQTEGSKNVGVEIYTMSKTYNMAGWRIAFAVGNRSVVHAIETFQNHYYCSIFGAIQEAAAAALTGPQDVVQQCVELYEERRDVLVQELHRIGCPIHPSKGSFFAWMPVPEGFTSEGFATELMEKCSVIVAPGNGFGEAGEGFVRIGLLESTERIKEAVNRIAQLNVYGNKVSSN; from the coding sequence ATGAAGGAATTTCAACCATCAAGTAAAGTAAGACGTTTACCAGAACAGTTCTTTGCAAGACTTGAGAAGCAAGCGAAAGATTTACATGCTACGACCGAAAGCGTAATAAACTTAGGCCAAGGAAACCCAGATCAACCAACACCTGAACATATTGTTGAAGCTCTACAAAAAGGGGCTGAGGACCCAATCAATCATAAATACGCACCATTCACGGGATTTCAGTATTTGAAGGAAGCTGTGGCGACGTTTTATAAGCGGGAATATGATGTTACATTGGACCCAACTGAAGAGGTTGCTATTCTATTTGGTGGTAAGACTGGATTAGTGGAGGTATGTGAGTGCTTTCTAGATGAGGGAGACCTTGCGCTTGTACCAGACCCAGGGTACCCTGATTATTTATCTGGAGTTGCTCTAGCAGGGGCTTCCATGCACAGAATGCCTTTAAAACACGAAAACGATTATCTTCCTGACTATAGGGCTATTAGCAATGAAACGTTCGAAAAGGCGAAATTAATGTTATTAAATTACCCAAACAACCCTACTGCTGGTATAGCGACTCCTAAGTTCTTCGAAGAAACCGTCGCCTTGGCAGAACAGCATGATGTATGTGTCGTTCATGACTTTGCGTATGGAGCAATCGGATTTGATGGAGAGAAACCAATAAGCTTTCTACAAACAGAAGGTTCCAAAAATGTAGGGGTCGAAATTTATACGATGTCTAAAACCTATAACATGGCAGGGTGGAGAATTGCGTTTGCGGTTGGGAACCGAAGTGTCGTACATGCCATTGAGACCTTCCAGAACCATTACTACTGCAGTATTTTCGGTGCAATTCAGGAAGCAGCTGCAGCTGCCTTAACAGGGCCGCAGGATGTGGTTCAACAATGTGTTGAACTTTATGAAGAGAGAAGAGACGTACTTGTTCAAGAATTACATAGGATTGGGTGTCCTATTCATCCATCCAAAGGTTCATTCTTCGCATGGATGCCAGTGCCAGAAGGCTTCACTTCTGAAGGGTTTGCAACTGAACTGATGGAGAAGTGTTCCGTCATCGTAGCTCCTGGTAACGGGTTTGGTGAAGCGGGAGAAGGCTTTGTCCGAATCGGGCTCCTAGAGTCTACAGAACGCATTAAAGAAGCAGTGAATCGGATTGCGCAATTAAATGTGTATGGGAATAAAGTTAGTTCTAATTAA